A region from the uncultured Bacteroides sp. genome encodes:
- a CDS encoding RagB/SusD family nutrient uptake outer membrane protein → MRSMKNNIVYTMALIFAISVTSCSDFLTQESKTALTEEQVFSKLENVEPLVQGLYTQYRGCKAGRNGLMVDLGSDESQQGNYQLISSGGQAGMDKYNGLLNATSTQVSAIWSNRWPAVTAAAKAIYALGLTQEEPEKAKQLLGEACFIRGMLMMELSMYWGEIPIIDMAHTAELGLGRQPLKDVWEYIINDFQTAANNLPEHWDDPKRATSGAAWAMLGKAYMYAPEETGYRDFSKAKDCFDKMINRYQLVPKFEDLYAYDKPNSVESIFELQFNNIYPDCNYWQFDCGSRAVDSWFSQGCSFSGYDFLVPTPFTYSTAENGGLWEEGDTRKEASLRYNFDYHGVTPDLSKTQWTGTTDELDPHIKKFEDPRTDSDNGDIGNMWNSGKNFAVIRLGDIILLYAECLNELDKTPEAVQMVNDKIRTRAWGGTLPEDKRWDTGMSKDEFRDKIMNERMRELCFEGWRRMDLIRTGKFVKLVKERNRWAKESGTIQDFNMRYPIPDTEIKGNDDFSPEDQNPGYTAE, encoded by the coding sequence ATGAGAAGTATGAAAAATAATATAGTATATACAATGGCACTGATCTTTGCGATAAGTGTAACTTCTTGTTCTGATTTCCTGACACAAGAATCTAAGACTGCTTTGACCGAAGAGCAGGTGTTTTCGAAATTGGAAAATGTAGAGCCGTTGGTTCAAGGTTTGTATACTCAGTATCGTGGTTGTAAAGCAGGCCGTAATGGATTAATGGTCGATTTAGGATCGGATGAAAGCCAACAAGGAAACTATCAACTAATTTCTTCGGGCGGACAAGCCGGTATGGACAAATATAATGGATTATTAAACGCGACTTCTACACAAGTATCAGCTATTTGGTCGAATCGGTGGCCTGCTGTGACGGCAGCAGCTAAAGCTATTTATGCACTGGGCTTGACACAGGAGGAACCGGAGAAAGCAAAGCAATTACTGGGGGAAGCCTGTTTTATTCGTGGCATGCTGATGATGGAATTATCTATGTATTGGGGTGAGATTCCTATTATTGATATGGCGCATACAGCAGAGTTGGGGTTGGGACGCCAGCCGCTAAAAGATGTGTGGGAATATATTATTAATGATTTTCAAACCGCAGCAAATAATCTTCCTGAACATTGGGATGATCCGAAGCGTGCAACTTCTGGTGCTGCCTGGGCTATGCTTGGTAAGGCATATATGTATGCTCCGGAAGAAACCGGTTATCGTGATTTTTCGAAAGCGAAAGATTGCTTTGATAAAATGATAAATCGTTATCAATTGGTACCTAAATTTGAAGATTTGTATGCGTATGATAAACCTAATTCTGTTGAATCTATTTTTGAACTGCAGTTTAATAATATTTATCCGGATTGTAATTATTGGCAGTTTGATTGTGGATCCAGGGCTGTAGACTCTTGGTTTAGTCAGGGATGTTCTTTTTCCGGCTATGACTTTTTAGTTCCGACTCCGTTTACTTATTCTACAGCCGAAAATGGTGGCCTCTGGGAAGAGGGTGATACCCGTAAAGAAGCGAGCCTTCGTTATAACTTTGACTATCACGGAGTGACTCCGGATTTGAGCAAAACACAATGGACCGGAACCACTGACGAACTTGATCCGCATATTAAAAAGTTTGAAGATCCGCGTACCGATAGCGATAATGGTGATATTGGTAATATGTGGAATTCTGGTAAGAATTTTGCCGTCATTCGTTTGGGGGATATTATCTTATTGTATGCTGAATGTTTAAACGAACTGGATAAAACACCCGAGGCTGTACAGATGGTAAACGATAAGATACGTACTCGTGCATGGGGAGGAACTTTGCCCGAGGATAAAAGATGGGATACAGGTATGTCTAAAGATGAATTCCGTGACAAAATAATGAATGAACGTATGCGCGAGCTTTGTTTTGAAGGCTGGCGTCGTATGGACTTGATTCGTACCGGCAAGTTTGTAAAACTGGTGAAAGAGCGCAATCGTTGGGCGAAGGAATCGGGAACAATTCAGGATTTCAACATGCGGTATCCGATACCTGATACTGAAATAAAGGGTAATGACGATTTTAGTCCTGAAGATCAGAATCCGGG